The nucleotide sequence ATCGGCATAGAGCTTGGCCTGCTGGCGCCCGATCTCCGGGTCGGCCAGCGCCCGCTTGGCTTCGACCACCGCCAGCGGCTGGCCGTCTTCGCCCCAGAGCACATAGTCGGCGTAGCCGTCGCCCGTATTGCTCGGCATGCCGGTGAGCGGATATTCAGCGCTGGCATCCGCGCCGACGGTCCAGCCGGCTTCGGCCAGCAGCACGTCGATGATCTGCTGGCGCGTGGCCAACTCGTCGTAATCGTGCGTATCCGGCACCGCGATGTTGCGCGCCTTGGCCTCGGCCAGCTCGGCGCGCACGCGCACCAGTTCGGCGTTCACGTCCGCCAGCGCGGCTTCCTGTTCGTCGAGATTCCGCGAACGCCGGGCAATCTCGGCCTCGCGCGCATCCAGATCGGCCCGCTCGGCGGCGAGCCTATCCGCGAACTGCTGTTCCTGTTTCTTCAGCTCATCGCGGGTAAAGGCGACCGCCTCGTCGCTGGCCACAAAGTACGGAATGCGCTGGGCATCGAACGTTGCTTCGATGGCCTTGGGGTCCGACGCCCGGGTATAGGTGCGCGCCAGCCAGAACAGCACATGAAACAGATCGCGACAGAGCTGCAACGCATCGCGCGTCCGCACGACACGGTTGGAGTGCACCGCCTGATTGCCCTGCTTCTGGATGAGCCGCGCCTTCTGGAGCACCGGCGGCGGCAGCAGCGCCTCGAACTCCGGCTGGCTCAGCAGCGCATGCAGGCCGCGATCATACGGCCGGCGCAGACTGCGATCATAGTCGTACAACCAGTGCACTGCCCGTTCCAGCGCGAAGCGAATCCGCATGCAGGCGGCACGCGGATCAGAATGGGCCAGTTGCTCCGCATCGGCAGCCGGCTCGTAGAGCGAGGCGAATTCGGGGCGGAGGAACTGGAAGTTGGTCATGGTTAAAGTCGGCCCGAAAAGGCTCGTTGCTGGATCGACGCCATTAGCTCATCCAGTCGAAGTTGAGCACGCGCTAAACGCCTTGAATGAGACTGGATAGCTTCGCGTAGTGCTATATATCTGTCTTGAGCGGCGAGTGGCGGCAGCGGTAATCGGATTTTTCGTATCTCGGTCAGATGGAGGTTCGTAACAGTGCCAGTCTTAGAGTGACGCTTTGCTTCTCTCAACGCGAACGGCGTAGCAAGAAATGACTCAAGGAAACCGCCTCGAATCTTTTCGTGCCTAGGCTTGAGTAGGGCGAGGCTGACAAAAATACTAAATTCGCGTTCCCAATCGACCAACTTCGGAATACCTATAGTCCCGTTCTTCGAATATAGGACATCGCCTACTTCAGGCTTTGATCTCTTGGTAAGCCGCTGGTGTTCTTGAGCAGATACATATTTTGTTTTGGCCCAGTCGATATTGCTCGATTGAATATCCGTAACTCGCAAGAATGGGACACCGTCGATTACATAAGTCGGAGTAATATGCGACCCATCGGTGATCTTGGTACAAAGTTCGTCGAGACTAGCTAACGGGTATGAAGAGTCGCGTGGTGAGCCGAACATCTCCAGAAAAACCGACTGGAGCAGTTGATCGAGCTTGGCGATGGCCTCGCGGCGCTTGGCCCGCAACGCGTCGGACTTGTCCAGAATCGCGGCGATGCGGCGTTGTTCTTCGATGGGTGGAAGCGGTATTTCAACTTTGGAAATAACCGTCTTCGAGACTTCCTTGAAGGTCGCCCCATTACCAAGTGCCTGAAGCTGCGCTTTATTCGCTCTTAGCCAGTAATACAAGTAATCAGGAACGATCTGATTGGGATCAGGAACCAGGCTCTTAAAGCCCTGATTCGTACACATCGGCACCGTATTAATCGCGACATGGCCGATAGGCGCTCTGGAACTGAACAACACAGACTGAGCCGGAAGCATATTTGCCGACGACTTGGCATAACCAGACTCTGTGATCGTTCGCGGCGTACTGGATATATATTTCGAGTCCAGTTCAGTTAAGTCTTTCGGAGTCGCCCAGAGAATATCGCCGTTCCAATAAGAGGCTTCCGACGACTTCGGCGTCCCGCCCGACACGATCGAACAACAATCAGCCAGCCTCACTGATCGCCATTTTTGCTCACCCGGTTCGAGTGGCAAGGCAATTTCTTCCACGCTAGCGCTCAAGTAAAGCCTCCAACTCGTCCAGGCCCGTTTCGATCTGGGACTCAAGCGCACGCAACTCGCCTAAAATCTTCGCCGGCGGATCATATTCCACCTCCTCGTAAACAATCTCCTTGTACCGATTGATCGACAGGTCGTAATCGTTCTCGGCGATCTCCGCCTTGGGCACGAGAAAACTCTGCTCGGTGCGCTCGCGGTTGAGTTCGACGTCGCGCCCCGTTTCACCGTCCGCCGAAGCGTCGGTCAAGGAGCGCCAGCGGGCCAGAATATCCGGCAGGTTGTTGACGCTGTGCTCGCTCTCGCCCTGTTTGGGCGTGAGCAGCGTGCGTTTGTCGTCCAGCGACAGACCGTCGGCCTGCATGTGATAGAACCAGACGTGGTCGGTGCCGCCGGATTCGGTCTTGGTGAAGATGAGGATGGCGGTGGAGACCCCGGCGTAGGGCTTGAACACGCCCGAAGGCATGGCGATGACGTGAACCGCCCCGGGAATGCTGGAGACTCCAACTCTTGAGAGAATTGGAGCATGAAACAGCGGAAACCTTATTCCCCGGAAGTCCGTGAACGAGCGGTTCGCATGGTCTTTGAGCATCAGGCGGACTACAGCTCGCAGTGGGCGGCGATCGGTTCGATCGCCGGCAAGATCGGCTGTACGCCCGAGACGCTGCGCAGTTGGGTTCGCCAGGCCGAACGGGACCGCGGGCTGCGCAATGGCCAGAGCACGGAAGAGCGCGAGCGCATCAAGGCGCTTGAGCGTGAGAACCGTGAGTTGAAACGGGCCAATGAGATCCTGCGCAAGGCTTCGGCCTATTTTGCCCAGGCGGAGCTCGACCGCCGACACAAGTGATGGTGACGTTCATCGACGATTATCGCCGGGTCTACGGTGTCGGGCCGATCTGCCGTGTGCTGCCGATCGCACCGTCGACCTACTATGCCGCCAAGGCCCGGCAAACCGACCCGGCTCGCCGTTCGAAGCGGGACCGACGTGAGAGGGTCTTGAGCGACGCCATCCAGCAGGCCTGGGAGGCCAATCGTTGCGTCTATGGCGCCCGCAAAGTCTGGCTGCAGTTGCAGCGTGAGGGTTGGTCGGTGGCTCGGTGCACGGTCGAGCGTCTGATGCGTCAGATGGGCTTGCAAGGCGCTGTGCGCGGGCGCACGCCGAAAACGACCACTTCCGACCCCAACCAACCGAGCCCGGGCGACCACGTCCAGCGTGACTTCACAGCCGCCCGACCCGATCGGCTCTGGGTGGCCGATTTTACGTACTGCCCGACCCGGCACGGCTTTGTTTATGCAGCGTTTGTTATCGATGCGTTCGCGCGTCGCATTGTCGGCTGGCGCGTTTCGAGCGCCCCCAACACGGGCCTCGTGCTCGACGCGCTCGAGCAGGCCATCCATGACCGGCAACCCGGCCAGCGCCTGATTCAGCACACCGACCGCGGGGTGCAATACCTGTCAATTCGCTATAGCGAACGCCTGGCGGATGTCGGTATCACCCCGTCGGCCGGCCGCGTCGGCAGTTCATACGATAACGCGCTGGCCGAGACCGTGATCGGCCTGTTCAAGACGGAAGTCATCCGTCAGCACGACGGGCCGTGGCCTCACCTTGCCGCCGTCGAGTTCGCGGTGCTGGACTGGGTCGACTGGTTCAATAATCAGCGGCTGTTCGAGCCGATCGGTGATATGCCGCCGGCCGAGGCTGAAGCCAACTTCTATGACACAATCGACGGGTCTGCCAAAGTGGCATGACTCAAACCCACGAGTCTCCGGTAAACCCGGGGCGGTTCAGACGGCTTCGAGCTTCTGGTCTTCGATAAGCGTCTTGCGCAGGCTCTTGTGGGCTTTCGACGAGCCGAACAGCACCCCGTCCGGCACGATCACGGCCGCTCGCCCGCCGGGTTTGAGCAGGCGCAGGAACAGAGAGATGAACAACAGCTCGGTCTTCTTGGTCCGGACCATCGCCTGCAGGTCTTTCGCCGTGCTGTCGTAATCCAGCGAGCCGGCGAACGGTGGATTGGCCAGCACCAGGCTGAACTCGCCGGCAACGGCGGCGTGGCTTTCACTTAAAGAGTCCCGATTCTCGATCGCCGGGTTCTCCACACCGTGCAACAGCATGTTCATGGAGCCGATGCGCAGCATGGTGGAGTCGAAGTCGAAGCCGTGGAAGGTGTCGTGGTTGAAGCGGTGCGCGGCGTCTTCGCTGGCGTAGATCTCGGCCTGGTGGTGTTCGGTGAGGTATTCGCTGGCAGCCACGAGAAAGCCGGCCGTGCCGCAGGCCGGATCGCAGATGGTGTCGGCCGGCGTGGGCGCGGTCATGTCCACCATCAGCTTGATGATATGGCGCGGCGTGCGGAACTGGCCGTTCTGGCCGGCACTGGCGATCTTCGACAGCATGTACTCGTACACGTCGCCCTTGGTGTCGCGATCGTCCATCGGCACCGCATCGAGCGCGTCGACCACCCGGGCCAGCAGCGCCGGCGACGGGATGGTAAAACGGGCATCCTTCATGTGCGCCGAATAGGTCGCATCCGCGCCGTCGCGCCCCGCACCCTCGCCCAGCGTCTTGATGAACGGGAAGACCTCGTCGGCGACCGTGTTGTAGAGCTTCTGGGCGTCGCCCAGCTCGTGAAACACCGACCAGCGCAGGTGCTGCTGATCCAGCCCGAAGATGGGCTTGTCGACCGAGCGCCCGAGCCGGCTGGCCTTCTTCTCGCGCACCGTCTGCAGCTCGTCGAGCCGCTTGATGAACAGCAGATACGTCATCTGCTCGATCACTTCGAGCGGGTTGGAAATCCCGCCCGACCAGAACATATCCCAGATCCGATCGATCTGGCTCTTAATTTCGCCGGTTATCACATGGCCCCCGTGTACGTGTGCGGGCCCAATATGCCCGATCGGCACCGGATTAATCGAGAGCGGGATACCATCGGCCCGTCACGGATGTTGACTAGTCAGTGAAGCAACCAACGTCACAAACAAGCCTCAGACTGTTTTCTCTGCTGTGCGGCGCACCGCGTTCGCGCCCCTGTTTGCAAACAGCCTGCGGTGGCGCGCGCTATTGTTGTTGCGCTGAATGAGCAAAGGCGCTCTCAACCGGGCATCCAAGCCCCAAAAAATGATCTTGCCAACCTCGTATTTCCGGTAGCAAACTGACCGCTTAACCGTCGCTCACCTTTCAACGCCAAAATGCGGCAACCCGAGCCGCACACGGCGACCGTTTTGCCGTGCTCGGGCTATCGTTGACGGGTTATATGGCGACGCATCAATCCTTGGGGGAGGACTTGATGGATATATTGTCTGCTTGGCTGAGCGTGGCGGGGGTGCTGACTTCCAGCTATATGACCGCATCCGTTGTTGTGGCCATCCTGCTGATCACTTTGGGGATCGGCCTATGGTTCAAGCTCCAACTGCGCCCGGTCATGCGCGATCTGCGCCAGGCGTCACGCCTGGTTGAAGGCGTGCCTGAAGACGAAGCCGCGTTCGCGGCCGAGTTTCACAGCATTAAAGAGAAGCTCTCCGATAACCGGACTCTGGGCCACGCGTGGCGCGAGTTCGGGGAAGTGCTGATCTACGATGCCTGGTCGGGAGACAGCGGCATACGGAACGCCCAATCACCGGGTGACTACTTCTATCTCGGCAGTGTTACTTCGAACCGCATCAACCTTCGGTTTTTCAATACATTTCCGAATATTCTCACTGGCCTGGGGATTCTAGGCACGTTCGTCGGGCTTGCCGCCGGCATATCGCTGGCCAGCCATGGGCTGGGCTCGGACGACCCGGTGAAGATGCAGGCCGCTCTACAGCAACTGCTAAGCGGCGCTTCGCTGGCGTTTTTTACGTCGATTGCGGGTATGGTCTGTTCGATCGTCCTGAACCTGTACGAGAAGGGGCGAATCCATCGGCTGGATGGCGCGGTGCAGCGCTTCGTGGATGCGCTGGATGCCCGACTCAAGCGTGTAACCGTCGAAAGCCTGGCAAACGATCAGCTAGAGGAAAGCAAGGAACAGACGCAGGCACTTAAAGTCTTTTCCAACGATCTCGCCTTCCAGATTGCCGACGCTCTCAGCGAAAAATTCAGCGCGAATCTCGGTCCCACGCTGGAAAAACTCGTGGACGCCGTCGAAGGAATGCGCGATCAACGCAAGGACGACACGACTGAAATGCTCGAGCGCATGCTCAAGGAGTTTCAGACATCCCTAAGCGGCGCGGCGGGCCAGGAGCTATCCTCACTCGGCCATACACTCGAATTACTCAACGAAAAACTGACCAGCCAGATCTCAACCATCGGATCCCAACAGGCCACACTGCAATCACAGCACGAACAATCGCTCGATAATCTTCGATCGACTTTGGCCACCAGCCGGGAGTCGTTCAACACAGAAGTCGGCCGTGCGCTGAAAACGCTGAGCGATACCTTGGGCACATCTGTCGAAGAGGTGGCGCGCGAACTCCGCAGCGCCGGTGAGGATGCCGGAACGCGCCTGACCGAAATGACGACACGGCTGTCCGAAACGGTCGAGCAGATCAATACGACCATTCAGTCGTCGGCCGAAGCGGCAGAGCAGCACCGTCAAATATCCGAGCACAACCGCGAAACGCTGGATTCGATGCGCGCAGCCGGCGAACACTTCGGCCAATTGGCCGAGCCCGTGGCCCGTTCGGCGAGCGCCATCGAAGAAAGCGCATCAGCCATCAAAGACACGGCTACATCGTTCATTTCCGTACACGACGGTATCCATGAGTCGGTCAGTCGCATCGAAGCGATTCAGACCCAGCTCGGCGAGGCATGGTCCCGATACGAGCAACGCTTTGAATCAGTTGACGAGAGCCTCGCCAGCGTATTCGAAGAGCTGCATGACGGATTGTCGCAATACACCTCGAGCTTGAACGGCTACGTGAAGGACCTGGATAAACATACCTCGAGCATCACGTCGGATCTGGCCGGTGCTGTTGGCGAATTGAATGAAATGCTGGAGGGGCTCGAGGAGACGCTCTCGAGCGAACGAGTGGCCTGATGCGACGCCCCGACAGAGATTTTTTTGCAGACGAAGACGCCGGCTACCTCGTATCCGTCAGCGACATCATGGCCGGGCTGCTATTCATATTCATTATCACGCTTGTCGTGTTCGTGACCCAGTTCAAGCAAGCAAAGCATGAACAGCAGGCACAGGTCGAGAAGCTGACGAACAACGACGCGGTTCGCTCGACGTTACTGCAGCACATTCAATCGCAACTGGCCGATCGCGGCATCCCCGTCACCTTGAATGCTGATTCGGGGGTATTGATTCTCGGCGAGGATGCGGTGCCGTTCCAGCTGGGTGACCGCGATCCGACAGACATGGGTCAGATCCATCTGAAAACGATTGCGTCGGTTCTTGGCGAGATCATTCCCTGCTACGCATCGAACCCGCCCGCAACTTTGAAGTGCGATCCGGACAAAAAGGGCAAGCTGGATTCCATATTCATCGAAGGCCACACGGATAGTCGCCCGATCCAGCGGCCGGGCTATACCAACTGGAATCTATCCTCCGATCGCGCCATCGCGAGCTTTCAGATCATGAAAGCTGCTCAGCCGACGATATCCGGACTCGACAATTCGATTGATCAACCGCTGTTCAGTGTATCCGGCTATGCCGCGGAGCGGCCTCGAGCCGATCGCCCTGATTGGTCCAGCGACGATCCGAGGCAACGTCGAATCGAATTGCGATTCATCATGACGCCGCCTGAGCATACCGGCGACGTCCAACCCAAGCGCGATATGGAGGCGGCCGGCGTGCGATGAGTGACGCGGCGTTCCGGCCAGCATTAAAGCGAGCCCTGCAATTGATGGAATGGCCCGCGATCTTTGCGCAACCTCGGCAACCAAAGAGACTCGAGGCGGCACAGGCGGCGATCAAGCGCCAGCTTGGCGATGTCACACCGCGGCAGCCGAATCAATACGATCTGTTGGAAACTTATCGAACGCTCGCCTCGCTCGACAAGGATAAACCCGACATCAGGGGCCTGGCGCGGCGCCATGTCCGGCGAGCGCCGTGGGTGCTATTTCGAAAGTGGTCTGAGGGAGAAAGTCCGCTCGCGTTGCGCAAACGCCTGCTATCGGCCTACTACGACTATCTCGCGCGCAGCGGTTCCGATCGCACGATCGGAGCGCTGGTGCATGTTTTTCTCCGCGACCATCCAACCGACGCCGGCGTACAAGAAAGCACACGCCAGCTGCTGAATAGCGAATTAGCGCAACGCAAGTCTCCTCGTTTACAACGCCTGCGCGAACGCTGTGCCGCATATTCACTGCTCGAAGCCGATGGCCCGACTCGATTCGCCACTATGCTGGATGCGGCTACGGCTACGGGCTCTGAAGATCTGCTCGCAGACGCTGGTCTGATCGGTGATCTTGGGCTGCAGGGCTTTATTGTAGCCGCGGCCGAACGATGGCTCGATCAAATATCGGATACGTTGGAGTCGCGAGCGGCGACGTACGACGGCGCACCGTACATTGAACGCGTGTTCGCGTTCTTTCGCAGTACAGACAACCGCGACGCGCTGCGTTTTCCGCCACTTCGGGCGCGATTGGCGGATGCCTTGCTTCTACCGTTCGTCAGTAACAACCCGCCGAAATCGATACAGAACAAACTTCAGCATTTTCTGATCGATACGCTGGGCGATCCGCGGCCGAGACCGGGACAGTGGCACGGCGTCGACCCGGCTGCCAAGGCGGTGTTACTCCGCTGGTTGGTGCATACGACACTCAAGGATTTCTTCCGGATTGTCAGTGATGCGAGTCAACATGACGCGAACGCGGACCGCATGTGGCCCTACCGAAACGCCTTCTGGAGCGCGTACCTCAACAAAGGGGTGATCGAGAACGCCTGGGTGGTGTTGGGATCTGAGGTACGTAAAACAGCCCAAACGCGGCTAAGCCAGATTGATCGTGGTAGCTATGGGGAACTCATGTCCGGCGGCGGCGCACAGCCGAGTCATGCTGTTCTAATCATGCAGATCGGCGATCTGGTGATTACCGAGTGGAGTCACAGTGGAAAGTATCGAATCTGGCACCTCGACAGCCCGAATGCCCCGCCGTTCTATCGCCGCTCTTATAGCCGGGGCCGGCTCGTCCGCGAGCCTGAACTCGATGGCTCGCATCATCATGCCGAAGGGGGCTCCTGGCAGCGTCGGTTGGCAGACGAAATTCGTGACTGGACCGGCATAACGGTCACCCAGCGGGAGTTCATGCCTCGTGACTAGCACGCTCGAATGGTCCTGTAGCGACGCCGGCATTCGGTTTACCCTAAGCTCGGCTGATGGCCCGGTTCCCGTTTCTCTCTGGGCACGCGCCGATCCGCTCACGGTCGAGGGACAAAAGGCGAACGTCGCCCCACTCACGGCTACAATTGAGCGGACCGTTACGGATAAAAGGGACGCGGAGGAGGTAACCGTAAGCCACGACGAGATCGAAGCGCTGGGTGAAGCACAGCTAGCGCAGCTTGGCTTGCCGACGGCCGCCCCGCTCAGAATTCGTCTGCGAGGCCGAGGCGTCCTCACCACCGGCGATTTTCGCTTTGAGTATCAGCTGGTGCGCCATAACGGACAGCCTCTCATGGGAGTTCGACGTACCGGAGCGATCATGCATGCGGGGCGTGAGCGACACACGCTTCTCTATCCTCTTCACTCGATACTCAGCGAGATCGACGCCTTCAACGAGACCGCCGAATCTGCCGATGCTGAAAAGCGGCTTTTCCACTGGGCACGTCTCAAGGAGCTGCTACCCGAATCAGCCGAAGTGGACGGCCAACTGCGTACAATCAATGTCGTACGCGCCGATGCATTCACGCTGGATGCCAATTCCCGCGGCGAGATCGAGCCGATCCTGCGACACCGTCGTTCACAAGATCCGCGTTATCAGGTCGATGGCGGCGACGCCATGGATTCGGACGAGAACGCCGCGTTCGAACCCGCCTTGCCGCCAGCCTCGCAAAAGAGCTTCGCCGAGCGCTTTCAGAGTGCATCGCGGGTCTCGCGACGCTATGTCACGCGCGATAACTGGTATATCGCGCTGCCGCCTGCCGTGGAACGGGCGTTGGAAGTCGTCAAGGACTACCAGCAGCGATCGCGTGGCGAACGCCTGGCTTTCATTGCCAATCCAAGGCGGTTTATCGCAGACGAACTCGGCGACGACGTATCGGCGGATCTACTGAATGAGATATTCGAGGAAACCCCCGAATTTCTGAGTCAGCGCGTCCGGTGCCTTGGCGAATGGCAGCCGAAGACGTTCGCCTACAGTTTGCCAAGTAAGAACGACTGGTTTCCCGACGAAGGTGCCTCGGGTGGGGTTCTGGTCGACTTCGGTAACCAGCTTATTCCTGTATCAACTGCCGACGCGGAGCCTTTGCGGGCTCGTATGCAAGAAGCTCTCGATGCGGGCGCAGTGGAAATCGAGCATGGCGAATACCGCATACCAGTCTCCGAGGAGAGCCTGGAGCGAATCAAGGCCGCCACCGCCAAATATGAGGACACGGCCAGCGGTATTGGTCCGGAAGATGGCCCGTCGAAGCAGTCAGAATCCTCCGCCGATAGCTATTCACACGAAGAAACCGGCGGAACACAGCCCGAACCCGAACAAGATGCTCGAGTTCCTTTAATTGAAGACAATCTCGAGGCCGTTGGATTTGACCATCGCCCACATCCCAAACGCGGCGAGCCGGGCGGATTACCCGCCGTTCTTCAGACGACCTCGCTCTATCCCCATCAGAAAGATGGCCTGCGGTGGCTTCAAGAGCACTGGGCCTGCGGCTCGAACGGCGCACTACTCGCGGACGATATGGGCCTCGGAAAAACACTGCAGACGCTCGTCTTTCTAGCCTGGGTACAGGAACAAAACGAACGGCGTACAGCCAGCCTCCCTTTTCTCGTCGTCGCCCCCACAGGTCTGCTGAAGAACTGGGAGGATGAGGAAAAGCGCCACCTCGCCCGTCCTGGGCTTGGCGAGCTTTGTTTCGCCTATGGCACGCGATTGAAAGAAATCGCTCAACTCCACAAACACGAGCGCAAAGAATTGTTTGCGCGTGCCGGCTGGGTCATGACGACCTACGAAACACTGCGCGACAAGATTCTCTTATTCGCCGATGTTCGTTGGGGGATCGCGGCATTTGATGAAGTACAGAAGATCAAAAATCCGGTGTCGCTCACCCACGAAATGGCAAAGTCGGTGCACGCCGATTTCTTTCTAGCGTTAACCGGTACACCAGTCGAAAACCGTGTTTCCGACCTTTGGTCGGTCATTGATACTATAGCGCCGGGCCAGCTTCGCAGCTTGAAAGAGTTTCAGTCCCGTTACGAGACCGAAGTCAACAAGAGCGAGCCGGAAGTTGCTGCCAACCGAGTGGCCGAACTACGTGAGGCACTGCTGGAAAAATATCCGCCACCTCGTATTCTCAGGCGGATGAAAGAACAGCAGCTGACGGGGCTGCCTGCAAAGCATGTACACCCTCTCAAGGAGTCGATGCCAACGGAGCAGGCGGCAGCTTATGAGCATGTACTACAAACACTTCGTTCCAACGCTGAAAGGCGTTCAAGCGCGCTCATCGCCTTGCAAAATCTGCGAAAAGTAAGCTTGTCCCCGGACGATGTGACAAACGATGGACTCGACGACAACACGATCAGACGGTCAGCCCGGCTCAATGCCACGGTTCGCGAGTTAGATCGAATTCGCGCGGCCGGTGAGAAAGCTCTCGTTTTCCTAGAATATCGAGCCTTTCAGGATCATTTGCTGGCCTTCTTGCAACGGCGTTACGACATGGAACGGCCTCCCAGCCGAATTAACGGCCAGACGACGGCCGCAAGGCGCAAGAAGATTGTCGACGAGTTTCAAGCATCCCCTGAAAGCGAATTCAATGTGATAGTCCTCTCGCCCAAGGCTGCTGGTGTCGGACTGACACTTACTGCCGCGAACCACGTCATTCATCTATCGCGATGGTGGAACCCGGCAGTCGAGGACCAGTGTACCGACCGCGTCTTTCGCATTGGCCAGAGCAAGCCGGTGCACGTCTATTACCCTATGGCGATTCATCCAAGTTATCCGCAAACAAGCTTCGACACGAACCTAGACGCCTTACTTGAACGTAAGCGTTCTCTGAGCAGCGGACTGCTGACCCCAGCTGACGCCAGCAAGAAGGATCTGAACGACCTTCTTTCTCGAAGTCTCGGCTAACGAGTAGGGCCGATTCTGGCGACATATCCTGGCTCTTCTGCACTGACATGCGCTAGAGAGGGATGACTGCCGCCGACAAATCCGTTTCAATACAAGCTCCTACACAAATACAGAAGGGGTTTGTAGATGGCGGCAACCATCCCAAGTTGGATTGTTGGTCTGCGCGGGCAGTGCGTCAAGGGCGTGGCGTGGGACGAAGCTCGTGGCACGCTGGTGTTTCA is from Salinisphaera sp. LB1 and encodes:
- a CDS encoding restriction endonuclease subunit S; this translates as MEEIALPLEPGEQKWRSVRLADCCSIVSGGTPKSSEASYWNGDILWATPKDLTELDSKYISSTPRTITESGYAKSSANMLPAQSVLFSSRAPIGHVAINTVPMCTNQGFKSLVPDPNQIVPDYLYYWLRANKAQLQALGNGATFKEVSKTVISKVEIPLPPIEEQRRIAAILDKSDALRAKRREAIAKLDQLLQSVFLEMFGSPRDSSYPLASLDELCTKITDGSHITPTYVIDGVPFLRVTDIQSSNIDWAKTKYVSAQEHQRLTKRSKPEVGDVLYSKNGTIGIPKLVDWEREFSIFVSLALLKPRHEKIRGGFLESFLATPFALREAKRHSKTGTVTNLHLTEIRKIRLPLPPLAAQDRYIALREAIQSHSRRLARAQLRLDELMASIQQRAFSGRL
- a CDS encoding IS3 family transposase (programmed frameshift) gives rise to the protein MKQRKPYSPEVRERAVRMVFEHQADYSSQWAAIGSIAGKIGCTPETLRSWVRQAERDRGLRNGQSTEERERIKALERENRELKRANEILRKASAYFCPGGARPPTQVMVTFIDDYRRVYGVGPICRVLPIAPSTYYAAKARQTDPARRSKRDRRERVLSDAIQQAWEANRCVYGARKVWLQLQREGWSVARCTVERLMRQMGLQGAVRGRTPKTTTSDPNQPSPGDHVQRDFTAARPDRLWVADFTYCPTRHGFVYAAFVIDAFARRIVGWRVSSAPNTGLVLDALEQAIHDRQPGQRLIQHTDRGVQYLSIRYSERLADVGITPSAGRVGSSYDNALAETVIGLFKTEVIRQHDGPWPHLAAVEFAVLDWVDWFNNQRLFEPIGDMPPAEAEANFYDTIDGSAKVA
- the zorA gene encoding anti-phage ZorAB system protein ZorA, which gives rise to MDILSAWLSVAGVLTSSYMTASVVVAILLITLGIGLWFKLQLRPVMRDLRQASRLVEGVPEDEAAFAAEFHSIKEKLSDNRTLGHAWREFGEVLIYDAWSGDSGIRNAQSPGDYFYLGSVTSNRINLRFFNTFPNILTGLGILGTFVGLAAGISLASHGLGSDDPVKMQAALQQLLSGASLAFFTSIAGMVCSIVLNLYEKGRIHRLDGAVQRFVDALDARLKRVTVESLANDQLEESKEQTQALKVFSNDLAFQIADALSEKFSANLGPTLEKLVDAVEGMRDQRKDDTTEMLERMLKEFQTSLSGAAGQELSSLGHTLELLNEKLTSQISTIGSQQATLQSQHEQSLDNLRSTLATSRESFNTEVGRALKTLSDTLGTSVEEVARELRSAGEDAGTRLTEMTTRLSETVEQINTTIQSSAEAAEQHRQISEHNRETLDSMRAAGEHFGQLAEPVARSASAIEESASAIKDTATSFISVHDGIHESVSRIEAIQTQLGEAWSRYEQRFESVDESLASVFEELHDGLSQYTSSLNGYVKDLDKHTSSITSDLAGAVGELNEMLEGLEETLSSERVA
- a CDS encoding OmpA family protein, with the translated sequence MRRPDRDFFADEDAGYLVSVSDIMAGLLFIFIITLVVFVTQFKQAKHEQQAQVEKLTNNDAVRSTLLQHIQSQLADRGIPVTLNADSGVLILGEDAVPFQLGDRDPTDMGQIHLKTIASVLGEIIPCYASNPPATLKCDPDKKGKLDSIFIEGHTDSRPIQRPGYTNWNLSSDRAIASFQIMKAAQPTISGLDNSIDQPLFSVSGYAAERPRADRPDWSSDDPRQRRIELRFIMTPPEHTGDVQPKRDMEAAGVR
- a CDS encoding EH signature domain-containing protein, translating into MSDAAFRPALKRALQLMEWPAIFAQPRQPKRLEAAQAAIKRQLGDVTPRQPNQYDLLETYRTLASLDKDKPDIRGLARRHVRRAPWVLFRKWSEGESPLALRKRLLSAYYDYLARSGSDRTIGALVHVFLRDHPTDAGVQESTRQLLNSELAQRKSPRLQRLRERCAAYSLLEADGPTRFATMLDAATATGSEDLLADAGLIGDLGLQGFIVAAAERWLDQISDTLESRAATYDGAPYIERVFAFFRSTDNRDALRFPPLRARLADALLLPFVSNNPPKSIQNKLQHFLIDTLGDPRPRPGQWHGVDPAAKAVLLRWLVHTTLKDFFRIVSDASQHDANADRMWPYRNAFWSAYLNKGVIENAWVVLGSEVRKTAQTRLSQIDRGSYGELMSGGGAQPSHAVLIMQIGDLVITEWSHSGKYRIWHLDSPNAPPFYRRSYSRGRLVREPELDGSHHHAEGGSWQRRLADEIRDWTGITVTQREFMPRD
- a CDS encoding DEAD/DEAH box helicase codes for the protein MTSTLEWSCSDAGIRFTLSSADGPVPVSLWARADPLTVEGQKANVAPLTATIERTVTDKRDAEEVTVSHDEIEALGEAQLAQLGLPTAAPLRIRLRGRGVLTTGDFRFEYQLVRHNGQPLMGVRRTGAIMHAGRERHTLLYPLHSILSEIDAFNETAESADAEKRLFHWARLKELLPESAEVDGQLRTINVVRADAFTLDANSRGEIEPILRHRRSQDPRYQVDGGDAMDSDENAAFEPALPPASQKSFAERFQSASRVSRRYVTRDNWYIALPPAVERALEVVKDYQQRSRGERLAFIANPRRFIADELGDDVSADLLNEIFEETPEFLSQRVRCLGEWQPKTFAYSLPSKNDWFPDEGASGGVLVDFGNQLIPVSTADAEPLRARMQEALDAGAVEIEHGEYRIPVSEESLERIKAATAKYEDTASGIGPEDGPSKQSESSADSYSHEETGGTQPEPEQDARVPLIEDNLEAVGFDHRPHPKRGEPGGLPAVLQTTSLYPHQKDGLRWLQEHWACGSNGALLADDMGLGKTLQTLVFLAWVQEQNERRTASLPFLVVAPTGLLKNWEDEEKRHLARPGLGELCFAYGTRLKEIAQLHKHERKELFARAGWVMTTYETLRDKILLFADVRWGIAAFDEVQKIKNPVSLTHEMAKSVHADFFLALTGTPVENRVSDLWSVIDTIAPGQLRSLKEFQSRYETEVNKSEPEVAANRVAELREALLEKYPPPRILRRMKEQQLTGLPAKHVHPLKESMPTEQAAAYEHVLQTLRSNAERRSSALIALQNLRKVSLSPDDVTNDGLDDNTIRRSARLNATVRELDRIRAAGEKALVFLEYRAFQDHLLAFLQRRYDMERPPSRINGQTTAARRKKIVDEFQASPESEFNVIVLSPKAAGVGLTLTAANHVIHLSRWWNPAVEDQCTDRVFRIGQSKPVHVYYPMAIHPSYPQTSFDTNLDALLERKRSLSSGLLTPADASKKDLNDLLSRSLG